The proteins below come from a single Paracoccus sp. SCSIO 75233 genomic window:
- the def gene encoding peptide deformylase, with protein sequence MTLRPILIHPDPRLKKQCEPVARITPDVETLAADMLATMYDAPGIGLAAPQVGVLSRIFVMDAQRDPEAEPRPMVLINPEVTWESEEPNVYDEGCLSIPDQYAEVTRPAQVKMSWLGLDGKQHEEDFDGLWATCAQHELDHLNGVLFIDHISAMRRQMITRKMVKLKRERAREKA encoded by the coding sequence ATGACACTTCGCCCCATCCTCATTCACCCCGATCCGCGCCTGAAAAAGCAATGCGAGCCCGTGGCCCGCATCACCCCGGACGTGGAAACCCTGGCCGCCGACATGCTGGCGACCATGTATGACGCACCGGGCATCGGTCTCGCCGCCCCGCAGGTCGGCGTGCTGAGCCGCATCTTCGTGATGGACGCTCAGCGCGACCCGGAGGCAGAGCCGCGCCCGATGGTGCTGATCAACCCGGAGGTGACCTGGGAATCGGAGGAGCCGAATGTCTATGACGAAGGCTGCCTGTCGATCCCCGACCAATATGCCGAAGTCACCCGGCCCGCGCAGGTCAAAATGAGCTGGCTCGGTCTGGACGGAAAGCAGCATGAGGAAGACTTCGACGGTCTCTGGGCCACCTGCGCCCAGCATGAGCTGGATCACCTGAACGGTGTCCTGTTCATCGACCATATCAGCGCCATGCGCCGCCAGATGATCACCCGCAAAATGGTCAAGCTGAAACGCGAACGGGCGCGGGAAAAAGCCTGA